The DNA sequence ATTACTCAAAGTAACTATTTGGTGCGTGGGACGGATATCTCACCATTGAAGAGAGAAAACATCTGGGAATTCAAAGCCACGAAGAAAGTCGGCGATCACGTCATCGCCGGTGATATTGTCGGTACCGTGCAGGAGACGAAAGTCATCGAGCACCGGATCATGGTTCCTTACGGCATTTCCGGGAAGCTGACTGCCATCCAGGACGGCAGCTACACTTTGGATGACACGGTATATGTCATCGAAACGGAAAATGGCCCGAAAGAAATGACTATGTTGCAAAGATGGCCAGTCCGTCGCGGACGTCCATTCAAGCAAAAAATGAATCCGCACACGCCGATGGTTACCGGCCAACGGGTCATTGATACGTTCTTCCCGATCACAAAAGGTGGAGCAGCCGCTGTTCCTGGACCTTTCGGAGCGGGGAAAACCGTTGTGCAGCACCAAATCGCAAAATACAGTGATGTGGACATCGTAATTTATGTCGGTTGCGGCGAACGCGGGAATGAAATGACTGACGTATTGAATGAATTTCCGGAATTGATCGATCCGAACACGGGTGAATCATTGATGGAGCGTACGATCCTTATCGCCAACACCTCAAACATGCCGGTTGCGGCGCGTGAAGCATCCATCTATACAGGCATCACGATCGCGGAATATTTCCGTGACATGGGTTACAGTGTAGCGATCATGGCTGACTCGACATCCCGTTGGGCAGAGGCTTTGCGCGAAATGTCGGGCCGTCTGGAAGAGATGCCTGGTGATGAAGGCTATCCAGCCTACCTAGGAAGCCGTGTAGCAGAGTATTATGAACGGGCAGGACGAGTGTTGGCTTTGGGGTCGGAAGATCGTGAAGGGAGCATTACGGCCATTGGAGCGGTATCGCCTCCTGGTGGGGATACCTCTGAACCGGTAACCCAAAATACATTGCGGGTCGTTAAAGTTTTCTGGGCGTTGGATGCTACATTGGCACAAAAAAGACATTTTCCATCCATGAACTGGCTGACTTCCTATTCCCTTTACAATACCGAAGTGGGGGAATATCTGAACAATGCCTTACAGACAAAATGGTCAGAGATGGTTCAGCATGCTATGAACCTCTTGCAGGAAGAATCGGAATTGGAAGAAATCGTCCGTTTGGTCGGTATCGAATCTTTGTCCGAAAAAGACCGCATGACCATGGCAATCGCGGAATCGCTGCGTGAGGACTATCTGCAACAGAACGCTTTCGATGATGTCGATACGTACACTTCCCGCAACAAGCAATTGGCGATGCTGGATATGATCCTTGACTTCGAAACAGAAGCACGTGAAGCGATGCGTTTAGGCGCTTACTTCAACGAAATCATTGAGGGCACAGTTGAATTGCGCGACCGGATCGCAAGAAGTAAATACATCAGGGAAGAAGACCTTGAAGAAATGAAAAACATCAAGGCAGACATGAAGAACAGATTGCATGAAATCGTTGCGGAAGGAGGGATGACACGCCATGCTTAAGGAATATAAAACAGTAACCGAAGTTGTAGGCCCGTTGATGGTTGTAGAGCAGATCGAGGGAGTCAAATTCGACGAATTGGTTGAGATACAAATGCAAAACGGCGAAATCCGCCATGGTCAAGTTTTGGAAGTCAGCAAAGATAAAGCGATGGTGCAGATCTTTGAAGGCCCAAGCGGTATCAACATCAAAGACACCAAAGTCCGCTTCCGAGGAAAACCTCTTTCCATAGCTGTTTCTGAGGATATGGTAGGCCGTGT is a window from the Trichococcus shcherbakoviae genome containing:
- a CDS encoding V-type ATP synthase subunit A translates to MKNGNIIKVSGPLVMAEGMEEANIQDICRVGELGLIGEIIEMRNDVASIQVYEETSGIGPGEPVITTGEALSVELGPGILSQMFDGIQRPLHTFREITQSNYLVRGTDISPLKRENIWEFKATKKVGDHVIAGDIVGTVQETKVIEHRIMVPYGISGKLTAIQDGSYTLDDTVYVIETENGPKEMTMLQRWPVRRGRPFKQKMNPHTPMVTGQRVIDTFFPITKGGAAAVPGPFGAGKTVVQHQIAKYSDVDIVIYVGCGERGNEMTDVLNEFPELIDPNTGESLMERTILIANTSNMPVAAREASIYTGITIAEYFRDMGYSVAIMADSTSRWAEALREMSGRLEEMPGDEGYPAYLGSRVAEYYERAGRVLALGSEDREGSITAIGAVSPPGGDTSEPVTQNTLRVVKVFWALDATLAQKRHFPSMNWLTSYSLYNTEVGEYLNNALQTKWSEMVQHAMNLLQEESELEEIVRLVGIESLSEKDRMTMAIAESLREDYLQQNAFDDVDTYTSRNKQLAMLDMILDFETEAREAMRLGAYFNEIIEGTVELRDRIARSKYIREEDLEEMKNIKADMKNRLHEIVAEGGMTRHA